Proteins from a single region of Arctopsyche grandis isolate Sample6627 chromosome 1, ASM5162203v2, whole genome shotgun sequence:
- the LOC143922999 gene encoding translation machinery-associated protein 16 homolog, with product MKPIQKEIAKCKHPNSRKTIALARKSKKALVKEENKLGRYIKQNVLGEKIVWFKDNLPETDASVYSKEEIKEMLDVYLARFDKELEEIVYKNSIGGKRTKQHCSRENAINMTKENESREYKTCGIEIPDLTNTSQVVLLKSWNGELRFLQNFKLRRFSISNLQ from the coding sequence ATGAAGCCCATCCAGAAGGAAATTGCGAAATGCAAACATCCCAACAGTAGAAAAACGATCGCTTTAGCGAGAAAATCAAAGAAAGCCCTCGTCAAAGAAGAAAACAAGTTAGGGCGATATATAAAGCAGAATGTACTCGGCGAAAAGATAGTCTGGTTCAAAGACAACCTCCCGGAGACGGATGCGTCTGTGTACTCCAAAGaagaaattaaagaaatgtTGGACGTATATTTGGCAAGATTCGATAAAGAATTAGAAGAAATCGTCTACAAGAATTCTATCGGCGGAAAGAGAACTAAACAACATTGCAGCAGAGAGAATGCTATCAACATGACGAAGGAGAACGAGTCTCGAGAATACAAGACGTGTGGAATAGAAATACCGGATTTAACAAATACCAGTCAAGTCGTCTTACTGAAGTCGTGGAATGGAGAACTACgatttttgcaaaatttcaaaCTCAGACGATTCTCAATTAGTAATTTGCAATGA
- the BORCS5 gene encoding BLOC-1 related complex subunit 5 isoform X2, producing MGSEQSTPTVNKAPTSSRITRGHTIAVPLSARGGYRAHIINTDAAPSGSTSPGASVCSDTDLPYISYTLNRPIGDSPKLTGRGHNSNSNKRNSFPPKKIIPQRRPVSLNAGNSSHTIVVVKEAKVPQSSDKDEDILRLQQIPMFLPIMRGTLGLPGARDPEILEGIDSTPWLRLCSRYQAHLTASSQLVSTEQNVITAKCKEVDAEMAKTLSTFVEKQKQGAQIAEKLSHIKFISQQLTRCNTQLEQLLISMKELNDVLPLEEKLEPFVVPVD from the exons ATGGGATCAGAACAATCGACCCCAACCGTGAACAAAGCTCCTACTTCATCACGTATAACTCGAGGACATACCATTGCCGTTCCACTGAGTGCTCGAGGTGGGTACCGCG CTCACATTATTAATACTGATGCAGCACCAAGCGGAAGCACTTCCCCTGGAGCCAGTGTGTGTTCTGACACAGATCTGCCTTACATTTCTTACACATTGAATCGTCCCATCGGtg ATTCTCCAAAACTGACTGGACGAGGACACAATAGCAACAGCaataaaagaaacagttttccaccaaaaaaaattattccacAGCGTCGTCCAGTTTCGCTCAATGCCGGTAATTCATCTCACACCATTGTAGTGGTTAAAGAAGCGAAAGTTCCACAGTCCTCGGATAAAGATGAAGATATTCTTAGATTACAA CAAATTCCAATGTTTTTACCAATAATGAGGGGAACGTTAGGTTTACCGGGAGCTAGAGATCCTGAAATTTTAGAAG GAATTGATTCTACTCCATGGTTACGATTATGTAGTCGTTATCAAGCTCATTTGACAGCATCATCTCAACTTGTATCTACAGAACAAAATGTAATTACCGCGAAGTGTAAAGag gTCGATGCAGAAATGGCGAAAACCTTGTCCACCTTTGTGGAAAAACAAAAACAAGGCGCTCAAATTGCAGAAAAACTCTCACACATCAAATTCATATCTCAACAATTGACCCGATGTAATACCCAATTGGAACAATTattaatttctatgaaagaattAAACGATGTACTGCCGCTTGAAGAAAAATTAGAGCCTTTCGTAGTACCAGTCGATTAG
- the Nnp-1 gene encoding ribosomal RNA processing protein 1 homolog Nnp-1 isoform X1, whose translation MSACAVRVIAQELSLSRGLAANDVRRRDRVLKSLSKWLSARDSSTYDFTEHDFMRIWKGLFYCVWMSDKPLVQEELCENIAKLIQCFEKFSTSILFYKCFLKTMGQNWFGIDQHRLDKFLMCVRRVTRGMFYNIKKHNWSKEATDFLQVALSEDDGLFASPTPNDARMALGLQLHLVDCWTEEISKVSEGEISSQVVTRLIKPFAIYLCRGKEARLSSAIMKNIFINLIRQTDVGIEYSEKELAWRQAGYPGGNIDAMEKVDVSDDENSDDMEEDTSSNEALDPRAGYVNTVLPQMPIDGQEIAKMLRDLIPESNINCSNRTRMKDLIENFDTLSSGTYPLKMKDIELPKDPAFKLPKAAKAALDLINFEKKIGEMNDEKELIGLNKRQKRRYLAKQRKKQLYESDESEDEDKQSTTTPAKKAKMNNNISSGHWHVEDLRLNDSKADNKTDKKSSPKNGIAKAVEHVNGFDSEIIKENGHCNGSEQKLPAKKIPNGTLKTTPKKSESVMKKLVNNSNMKNSKKLAISVSSVQSSPLPTLKIKISDALTSTPNDNKKSKADKINCTNTSVKKAMKSPKETITPKINVKHIKKSLDSTIEDTEIIIPIKKIKKVENRLNKSESIRNKIKSKQTALLCSNLSVDNLTPLKRVNIALTKNTSQAVIDYFKSVKQSPEIPFDGGKKPIKTSLKPNSMPSPVNPFYKRKLQLKWD comes from the exons ATGTCGGCGTGTGCGGTGCGCGTAATAGCGCAGGAGCTGTCGCTGTCGCGCGGTTTGGCCGCCAACGACGTGCGGAGGCGCGACCGAGTCCTCAAGTCTCTCTCCAAGTGGCTCTCGGCCAGGGACTCGTCCACTTACG ATTTTACAGAACATGATTTTATGCGCATCTGGAAGGGTCTGTTTTATTGTGTTTGGATGTCGGATAAACCTCTCGTTCAA GAAGAATTGTGTGAAAATATAGCTAAATTGATTCAATGCTTTGAAAAGTTTTCTACGTCCATCCTCTTCTATAAGTGTTTTCTAAAAACCATGGGGCAAAATTGGTTCGGAATCGATCAACATAGACTCGACAAATTTCTCATG TGTGTGCGCCGCGTTACCCGAGGAATGTTTTACaacataaaaaaacacaattgGTCAAAAGAAGCGACGGATTTTCTCCAAGTTGCGCTGTCTGAAGATGATGGGCTTTTTGCTTCGCCCACGCCAAATGACGCACGCATGGCTCTCGGACTGCAATTGCATCTCGTAGATTGCTGGACGGAAGAAATTTCGAAA GTTAGTGAAGGAGAAATATCTTCACAGGTTGTCACAAGATTGATTAAACCATTTGCAATATATTTGTGTCGTGGGAAAGAGGCTAGACTTTCTTCGgctattatgaaaaatatatttattaatctcATCCGACAAACTGATGTCGGTATTGAATATAGCGAAAAAGAATTAGCCTGGAGACAA GCGGGATATCCAGGTGGTAATATTGATGCAATGGAAAAAGTTGATGTCAGTGATGATGAGAATAGTGACGATATGGAAGAAGATAcatcaag cAATGAAGCTTTGGATCCTCGTGCTGGATATGTCAATACTGTATTGCCTCAAATGCCCATTGATGGTCAAGAAATAGCAAAAATGCTTCGTGATTTGATTCCcgaatcaaatataaattgcaGTAATAGAACGCGTATGAAGGATCTAATTGAAAA TTTTGATACACTTTCATCTGGGACGTACCCTTTGAAGATGAAAGATATAGAATTGCCAAAAGATCCAGCGTTCAAACTACCCAAAGCTGCAAAGGCTGCTTTGGATCTCataaattttgaaaagaaaattggAGAAATGAACGATGAAAAGGAATTAATag gtCTGAATAAACGACAAAAGAGGAGGTATTTGGCAAAGcaaagaaaaaaacaattgtATGAAAGTGATGAGAGTGAGGATGAAGACAAACAATCAACTACTACTCCTGCTAAAAAAgctaaaatgaataataat aTTTCATCTGGACATTGGCACGTTGAAGATCTAAGACTAAATGATTCAAAAGCTGATAACAAAACTGATAAAAAAAGTAGTCCAAAAAATGGCATAGCAAAGGCAGTTGAACATGTTAACGGCTTTGATAGTGAGATAATCAAAGAGAATGGTCATTGTAATGGTTCCGAACAAAAATTGCCtgcaaaaaaaataccaaacgGCACACTAAAAACTACTCCGAAAAAGTCAGAATCAGTAATGAAGAAGCTCGTAAATAACTCGAATATGAAGAATTCTAAAAAATTAGCCATTTCCGTTTCTAGTGTCCAATCATCTCCTTTACcaacattgaaaattaaaatcagtgATGCCCTTACGTCTACTCCCAAcgacaataaaaaatcaaaagctgATAAAATAAACTGCACCAACACCTCAGTAAAAAAAGCAATGAAATCTCCAAAAGAAACAATCACACCTAAAATCAAcgtgaaacatataaaaaaatcgttgGATAGTACTATTGAAGATACTGAAATAATTATcccaatcaaaaaaattaaaaaagttgaaaatcgaTTAAACAAATCGGAATCtataagaaacaaaataaaatctaaacaaACCGCTCTACTGTGCTCTAATTTATCTGTTGATAATTTGACGCCGCTTAAAAGGGTCAATATAGCCCTCACAAAAAATACGTCGCAAGCTGTGATAGATTATTTTAAAAGTGTGAAACAATCCCCGGAAATTCCTTTCGATGGTGGTAAAAAGCCAATAAAAACATCCCTCAAACCGAACTCCATGCCGTCGCCGGTGAATCCGTTTTATAAACGCAAACTACAGTTAAAATGGGACTAA
- the Nnp-1 gene encoding ribosomal RNA processing protein 1 homolog Nnp-1 isoform X2 has product MSACAVRVIAQELSLSRGLAANDVRRRDRVLKSLSKWLSARDSSTYDFTEHDFMRIWKGLFYCVWMSDKPLVQEELCENIAKLIQCFEKFSTSILFYKCFLKTMGQNWFGIDQHRLDKFLMCVRRVTRGMFYNIKKHNWSKEATDFLQVALSEDDGLFASPTPNDARMALGLQLHLVDCWTEEISKVSEGEISSQVVTRLIKPFAIYLCRGKEARLSSAIMKNIFINLIRQTDVGIEYSEKELAWRQAGYPGGNIDAMEKVDVSDDENSDDMEEDTSNEALDPRAGYVNTVLPQMPIDGQEIAKMLRDLIPESNINCSNRTRMKDLIENFDTLSSGTYPLKMKDIELPKDPAFKLPKAAKAALDLINFEKKIGEMNDEKELIGLNKRQKRRYLAKQRKKQLYESDESEDEDKQSTTTPAKKAKMNNNISSGHWHVEDLRLNDSKADNKTDKKSSPKNGIAKAVEHVNGFDSEIIKENGHCNGSEQKLPAKKIPNGTLKTTPKKSESVMKKLVNNSNMKNSKKLAISVSSVQSSPLPTLKIKISDALTSTPNDNKKSKADKINCTNTSVKKAMKSPKETITPKINVKHIKKSLDSTIEDTEIIIPIKKIKKVENRLNKSESIRNKIKSKQTALLCSNLSVDNLTPLKRVNIALTKNTSQAVIDYFKSVKQSPEIPFDGGKKPIKTSLKPNSMPSPVNPFYKRKLQLKWD; this is encoded by the exons ATGTCGGCGTGTGCGGTGCGCGTAATAGCGCAGGAGCTGTCGCTGTCGCGCGGTTTGGCCGCCAACGACGTGCGGAGGCGCGACCGAGTCCTCAAGTCTCTCTCCAAGTGGCTCTCGGCCAGGGACTCGTCCACTTACG ATTTTACAGAACATGATTTTATGCGCATCTGGAAGGGTCTGTTTTATTGTGTTTGGATGTCGGATAAACCTCTCGTTCAA GAAGAATTGTGTGAAAATATAGCTAAATTGATTCAATGCTTTGAAAAGTTTTCTACGTCCATCCTCTTCTATAAGTGTTTTCTAAAAACCATGGGGCAAAATTGGTTCGGAATCGATCAACATAGACTCGACAAATTTCTCATG TGTGTGCGCCGCGTTACCCGAGGAATGTTTTACaacataaaaaaacacaattgGTCAAAAGAAGCGACGGATTTTCTCCAAGTTGCGCTGTCTGAAGATGATGGGCTTTTTGCTTCGCCCACGCCAAATGACGCACGCATGGCTCTCGGACTGCAATTGCATCTCGTAGATTGCTGGACGGAAGAAATTTCGAAA GTTAGTGAAGGAGAAATATCTTCACAGGTTGTCACAAGATTGATTAAACCATTTGCAATATATTTGTGTCGTGGGAAAGAGGCTAGACTTTCTTCGgctattatgaaaaatatatttattaatctcATCCGACAAACTGATGTCGGTATTGAATATAGCGAAAAAGAATTAGCCTGGAGACAA GCGGGATATCCAGGTGGTAATATTGATGCAATGGAAAAAGTTGATGTCAGTGATGATGAGAATAGTGACGATATGGAAGAAGATAc aagcAATGAAGCTTTGGATCCTCGTGCTGGATATGTCAATACTGTATTGCCTCAAATGCCCATTGATGGTCAAGAAATAGCAAAAATGCTTCGTGATTTGATTCCcgaatcaaatataaattgcaGTAATAGAACGCGTATGAAGGATCTAATTGAAAA TTTTGATACACTTTCATCTGGGACGTACCCTTTGAAGATGAAAGATATAGAATTGCCAAAAGATCCAGCGTTCAAACTACCCAAAGCTGCAAAGGCTGCTTTGGATCTCataaattttgaaaagaaaattggAGAAATGAACGATGAAAAGGAATTAATag gtCTGAATAAACGACAAAAGAGGAGGTATTTGGCAAAGcaaagaaaaaaacaattgtATGAAAGTGATGAGAGTGAGGATGAAGACAAACAATCAACTACTACTCCTGCTAAAAAAgctaaaatgaataataat aTTTCATCTGGACATTGGCACGTTGAAGATCTAAGACTAAATGATTCAAAAGCTGATAACAAAACTGATAAAAAAAGTAGTCCAAAAAATGGCATAGCAAAGGCAGTTGAACATGTTAACGGCTTTGATAGTGAGATAATCAAAGAGAATGGTCATTGTAATGGTTCCGAACAAAAATTGCCtgcaaaaaaaataccaaacgGCACACTAAAAACTACTCCGAAAAAGTCAGAATCAGTAATGAAGAAGCTCGTAAATAACTCGAATATGAAGAATTCTAAAAAATTAGCCATTTCCGTTTCTAGTGTCCAATCATCTCCTTTACcaacattgaaaattaaaatcagtgATGCCCTTACGTCTACTCCCAAcgacaataaaaaatcaaaagctgATAAAATAAACTGCACCAACACCTCAGTAAAAAAAGCAATGAAATCTCCAAAAGAAACAATCACACCTAAAATCAAcgtgaaacatataaaaaaatcgttgGATAGTACTATTGAAGATACTGAAATAATTATcccaatcaaaaaaattaaaaaagttgaaaatcgaTTAAACAAATCGGAATCtataagaaacaaaataaaatctaaacaaACCGCTCTACTGTGCTCTAATTTATCTGTTGATAATTTGACGCCGCTTAAAAGGGTCAATATAGCCCTCACAAAAAATACGTCGCAAGCTGTGATAGATTATTTTAAAAGTGTGAAACAATCCCCGGAAATTCCTTTCGATGGTGGTAAAAAGCCAATAAAAACATCCCTCAAACCGAACTCCATGCCGTCGCCGGTGAATCCGTTTTATAAACGCAAACTACAGTTAAAATGGGACTAA
- the BORCS5 gene encoding BLOC-1 related complex subunit 5 isoform X1: MGSEQSTPTVNKAPTSSRITRGHTIAVPLSARGGYREAHIINTDAAPSGSTSPGASVCSDTDLPYISYTLNRPIGDSPKLTGRGHNSNSNKRNSFPPKKIIPQRRPVSLNAGNSSHTIVVVKEAKVPQSSDKDEDILRLQQIPMFLPIMRGTLGLPGARDPEILEGIDSTPWLRLCSRYQAHLTASSQLVSTEQNVITAKCKEVDAEMAKTLSTFVEKQKQGAQIAEKLSHIKFISQQLTRCNTQLEQLLISMKELNDVLPLEEKLEPFVVPVD; the protein is encoded by the exons ATGGGATCAGAACAATCGACCCCAACCGTGAACAAAGCTCCTACTTCATCACGTATAACTCGAGGACATACCATTGCCGTTCCACTGAGTGCTCGAGGTGGGTACCGCG AAGCTCACATTATTAATACTGATGCAGCACCAAGCGGAAGCACTTCCCCTGGAGCCAGTGTGTGTTCTGACACAGATCTGCCTTACATTTCTTACACATTGAATCGTCCCATCGGtg ATTCTCCAAAACTGACTGGACGAGGACACAATAGCAACAGCaataaaagaaacagttttccaccaaaaaaaattattccacAGCGTCGTCCAGTTTCGCTCAATGCCGGTAATTCATCTCACACCATTGTAGTGGTTAAAGAAGCGAAAGTTCCACAGTCCTCGGATAAAGATGAAGATATTCTTAGATTACAA CAAATTCCAATGTTTTTACCAATAATGAGGGGAACGTTAGGTTTACCGGGAGCTAGAGATCCTGAAATTTTAGAAG GAATTGATTCTACTCCATGGTTACGATTATGTAGTCGTTATCAAGCTCATTTGACAGCATCATCTCAACTTGTATCTACAGAACAAAATGTAATTACCGCGAAGTGTAAAGag gTCGATGCAGAAATGGCGAAAACCTTGTCCACCTTTGTGGAAAAACAAAAACAAGGCGCTCAAATTGCAGAAAAACTCTCACACATCAAATTCATATCTCAACAATTGACCCGATGTAATACCCAATTGGAACAATTattaatttctatgaaagaattAAACGATGTACTGCCGCTTGAAGAAAAATTAGAGCCTTTCGTAGTACCAGTCGATTAG
- the BORCS5 gene encoding BLOC-1 related complex subunit 5 isoform X3 — translation MGSEQSTPTVNKAPTSSRITRGHTIAVPLSAREAHIINTDAAPSGSTSPGASVCSDTDLPYISYTLNRPIGDSPKLTGRGHNSNSNKRNSFPPKKIIPQRRPVSLNAGNSSHTIVVVKEAKVPQSSDKDEDILRLQQIPMFLPIMRGTLGLPGARDPEILEGIDSTPWLRLCSRYQAHLTASSQLVSTEQNVITAKCKEVDAEMAKTLSTFVEKQKQGAQIAEKLSHIKFISQQLTRCNTQLEQLLISMKELNDVLPLEEKLEPFVVPVD, via the exons ATGGGATCAGAACAATCGACCCCAACCGTGAACAAAGCTCCTACTTCATCACGTATAACTCGAGGACATACCATTGCCGTTCCACTGAGTGCTCGAG AAGCTCACATTATTAATACTGATGCAGCACCAAGCGGAAGCACTTCCCCTGGAGCCAGTGTGTGTTCTGACACAGATCTGCCTTACATTTCTTACACATTGAATCGTCCCATCGGtg ATTCTCCAAAACTGACTGGACGAGGACACAATAGCAACAGCaataaaagaaacagttttccaccaaaaaaaattattccacAGCGTCGTCCAGTTTCGCTCAATGCCGGTAATTCATCTCACACCATTGTAGTGGTTAAAGAAGCGAAAGTTCCACAGTCCTCGGATAAAGATGAAGATATTCTTAGATTACAA CAAATTCCAATGTTTTTACCAATAATGAGGGGAACGTTAGGTTTACCGGGAGCTAGAGATCCTGAAATTTTAGAAG GAATTGATTCTACTCCATGGTTACGATTATGTAGTCGTTATCAAGCTCATTTGACAGCATCATCTCAACTTGTATCTACAGAACAAAATGTAATTACCGCGAAGTGTAAAGag gTCGATGCAGAAATGGCGAAAACCTTGTCCACCTTTGTGGAAAAACAAAAACAAGGCGCTCAAATTGCAGAAAAACTCTCACACATCAAATTCATATCTCAACAATTGACCCGATGTAATACCCAATTGGAACAATTattaatttctatgaaagaattAAACGATGTACTGCCGCTTGAAGAAAAATTAGAGCCTTTCGTAGTACCAGTCGATTAG
- the LOC143917654 gene encoding NADH dehydrogenase [ubiquinone] 1 alpha subcomplex assembly factor 3: MPVIISVWGKQCSYLTVYHCMIEAMSTLTNCLCRTRVLKAAITATVKNHRNVRFGSSYDGDGQMRVDILNKEIDSGLMIDRFSQNGFKLNNGINILGPIMLFQKSVLAWRINDASEITRQSLSIFDLIEPQVDILIIGVGDADNIKSSRNLIKFGRELNTNIEIHSTEHAISAFNFLNAEKRNVAAALIPPKFIEMNEDDLAQSTMPSGFMYY; encoded by the exons atgcCTGTTATAATTTCTGTTTGGGGTAAGCAATGTTCATATTTGACAGTTTATCATTGTATGATTGAAGCTATGTCAACTTTAACCAACTGTCTTTGTAGAACGCGCGTTTTAAAGGCAGCTATTACAGCTACCGTTAAAAA tcaTCGCAATGTACGATTTGGCAGTTCCTATGATGGTGACGGACAAATGAGAGTTGATATTCTAAACAAAGAGATAGATTCTGGGTTGATGATAGATCGTTTCAGTCAA AATGGATTCAAGTTAAACAATGGCATAAATATATTGGGCCCGATCATGCTGTTTCAAAA GTCTGTCTTGGCATGGAGAATAAATGATGCTTCTGAAATAACTAGACAAAGTTtgagcatttttgatttaattgaaCCACAAGTAGACATATTG atCATCGGTGTAGGCGATGCTGATAATATAAAAAGTTCTAGAAATCTTATCAAATTTGGTAgagaattaaatacaaatattgaaatacatagTACAGAACACGCGATTTCAGCTTTCAATTTTCTGAATGCCGAAAAACG AAATGTTGCTGCTGCTTTAATACCACCTAAATTCATAGAAATGAATGAAGATGATTTGGCACAGTCCACTATGCCGAGTGGTTTTATgtactattaa